The following coding sequences lie in one Candidatus Bathyarchaeia archaeon genomic window:
- a CDS encoding anion permease, protein MDAKKAASAIIPILAFLVIWAFPRPSGVDPKAWLLFAIFVSVIAGLILRPLPMSAVVLIGVVASALSGALTIGEAIAGFADTTVWLIISAYLFARAFLKTRLGERIAWIFIRTIGKKTLTLGYALSLTDLVIAPGTPSNTARAGGVIFPIIRSIAKAYDSEPGPTAKRIGNFLMFNEYQTTLVTGAMFMTGMAANPLLVSLAKQTLKVEISWAMWFLGAIVPGFVAFFLVPLLVYFMTRPEIKESPEAAKLAEKSLKEMGPLKREEKILIFVFILALALWILSETLKISATTTALLGAALMVITGVLSWQDVIGEKSAWDALVWFGGLVGMAAGLQKLGFMKWMADSTAKYVSGWTWLMAFIALTLVYFYAHYFMASMTAHVTAFFPPFAAVMAAAGAPPLLVGLMLGYMSNLNAAMTHYGTGPAPIYFGAGYVDIKEWWAYGFLISVVHIVIWFVLGFPYWKFLGLY, encoded by the coding sequence ATGGATGCGAAGAAGGCAGCATCGGCGATAATTCCCATACTGGCCTTCTTGGTCATATGGGCTTTCCCGAGACCATCCGGGGTAGATCCTAAGGCTTGGTTGCTCTTCGCAATCTTCGTGTCGGTAATAGCCGGATTGATTCTGAGGCCGTTGCCGATGAGCGCCGTCGTATTGATAGGCGTGGTCGCCTCCGCGCTTTCAGGAGCCCTTACCATCGGGGAGGCGATTGCCGGATTCGCCGATACCACAGTATGGCTCATAATATCGGCCTATCTATTCGCGAGGGCTTTCCTGAAGACTAGGCTCGGGGAGAGGATAGCGTGGATCTTCATAAGGACCATCGGGAAGAAGACCCTAACGCTTGGATATGCCCTATCGCTGACGGATCTGGTCATAGCGCCAGGGACCCCCAGCAACACCGCTAGGGCGGGCGGGGTAATATTCCCGATAATCAGGAGCATAGCCAAGGCTTATGATTCCGAGCCGGGCCCCACGGCCAAGAGGATCGGCAACTTCCTAATGTTCAACGAATATCAAACGACCTTGGTGACCGGAGCCATGTTCATGACCGGTATGGCGGCCAATCCGCTGTTGGTGTCCCTCGCCAAGCAGACCCTGAAGGTGGAGATCAGCTGGGCCATGTGGTTCCTAGGGGCCATCGTGCCGGGCTTCGTGGCATTCTTCTTGGTGCCCCTGCTCGTATATTTCATGACTAGGCCCGAGATCAAGGAGAGCCCAGAGGCCGCTAAGCTAGCCGAGAAGAGCCTCAAGGAGATGGGTCCACTGAAGAGGGAAGAGAAGATACTGATCTTCGTATTCATCTTGGCCTTGGCGTTATGGATACTGAGCGAAACTCTGAAGATAAGCGCCACGACCACGGCGTTGTTGGGCGCGGCCCTGATGGTTATAACTGGGGTATTGAGCTGGCAGGACGTGATCGGAGAGAAGAGCGCATGGGACGCCTTGGTATGGTTCGGCGGCCTCGTGGGGATGGCCGCCGGGCTGCAAAAGCTCGGCTTCATGAAATGGATGGCGGACTCGACCGCGAAATATGTTTCCGGCTGGACTTGGCTAATGGCCTTCATAGCGCTCACCTTGGTATACTTCTATGCCCATTACTTCATGGCCAGCATGACGGCACATGTGACCGCGTTCTTCCCGCCATTCGCGGCCGTGATGGCCGCCGCGGGTGCGCCTCCGCTACTGGTCGGCTTGATGCTAGGCTACATGTCCAATCTTAACGCCGCGATGACCCACTACGGCACCGGGCCCGCGCCGATATACTTCGGGGCTGGCTACGTTGACATAAAGGAATGGTGGGCCTACGGCTTCCTGATCTCGGTGGTTCATATAGTGATATGGTTCGTCTTAGGCTTCCCCTATTGGAAATTCCTCGGCCTATATTGA